In the Silene latifolia isolate original U9 population chromosome 1, ASM4854445v1, whole genome shotgun sequence genome, CAGATTCAACTTGAAGATGTTGATCATGAAATTGATTACTGGAAACAGGCTGTGATATGTTTTATTTTAGGAGCCAATCCACCATGGGAGATTGTCGAGGGTTTTATAAGGAGGATATGGACAAAATTTAACATTGATAAGATCTCATTAATGCCAAATGGGATATTTTTTATTAGTTTTAAAACCATTGAGATGAAAGAAAAGGTGTTAAGCTCAGGTCATTACTTATTTGATAACAAACCTATGATAGTTAAATCATGGGAGAAAGACTTGGAAATGAAAAAGGATGATGTAAAATCAGTACCAGTATGGATTAAAATTCATAAGCTTCCACTCAAGTTCTGGGGCAAGGGTTTGCCTAAGATCACAAGCATAGTTGGCAAATTTGTCAAGTGTAATGTGGCAACGGAGGAACGAACCAGATTAGGGTATGCTCGGGTAATGGTGGAGTTGTTGGTGGATCAACAGTTACCATCTAATATTTATTTTAAGGATGAAAATGGAGGAGTGGTTCAGGTGGACATTGAATATGAATAGAGGCATGTAAAGTGCAAGTTATATCAAGGTATGGGCCATGAAATGGAGCAATGCAAGAAGGGAGAACATAAGAAGACTAGCCAGCAAACTGTAAAGCAGGTCTGGAGACCAGTTATTAAGAAAGTTGTGACTGTTACTGAACCTGTACCAGTGAGACCAGTCACTCAGAACCAAACCAAACCTACACAAGTGGATGGGAGATCCTCTGTAGGCTTCCACACACCAATCAAGAGGCTGGTTAAGATGAATACTCGTGAGGTGGTAAAGGACGGCTACAGTAATGAAGCATTTGGAGCAAACTCTTACAAGGAGGTAGCTGCTTCCCCACCTAAGAAGAGTAGTGGTGAAAATGGTAGTGCTGCAAACCCTATTTTGTCTAATGGATAGTATAGGCTTTTGGAACATTAGAGGGATGAATAGAGTAGGAAATTAACGATATATTAATTGTTTTTTGCAGAATAATAATATAGGCTTATTTTGTTTactagaaacaaaaataaagaataaGGCTTTTAACAAGGCTGCTAGTAGTTTTTCTAACTGGTGCATCACAACTAATAATGGTTATCATTCTGGTGGACGTATTTGGGTGCTTTGGAAACCCAATATTTTTAGAGTACATGTGTTGGAGTACAATGCTCAGTATGTTCACATGAATGTTGAATCTCTGGTGGATAGGAGCAGTTTTTGGTTAACTATGGTTTATGCCTTCAATGGTATTCATGATAGAGATTCTCTGTGGGATAATTTGAGAAGGGTTGCTAGTCTTGTATCTGGACCATGGGCAATTGCAGGTGACTTCAATTGTGTTCTTTCAGCTTCAAAGAGAGTGGGTGGGAATACTCCCTCTGGTGAGATGGAACCTTTTAGAAGGTGTGTGGTGATCGTGGAGTGGTGGATATTCTTTGCAGAGGGGCCTTGTATACATGGAATAATAAGCAGAAACCTGAAAAAAGAATATACAGCAGGATTGACAGGTTTTTAGTTAATAAATCCTGGTGTGATAGCTTCATTGATCTATATGCACACTTCCTGCCAGAGGGACTTTTTGATCATACACCCTGTATACTAAAGAGTACTAATCAAGGCCAAGGCAAGAGATGTTTTAAGTATTATAATATATGGGGTGGGTCTAAGAAGTTTTTACCCCTTGTGAGAGAGCATTGGGATATTGGTTTAACTGGTACACCCATGTTCAGACTGGCTAAAAACCTGAAGAATCTGAAGCCCGTGTTAAAGAGCTTGAACAAGGATGGTTATAGTGACATTGAGAATGCAGCAAATATATTGCAGAAACAGGTGGAGGAGATGCAAGAAGTAATTAATAAAGACTCTACTAATCTGTAGGTCATTTCTGATGAGTATGAAGCTACTCTGAAGCTACAGGAGCTAACCAAATCCAAGGAAAGCTTCCTATCTCAGAAATCTAAGCATCAGTTGATTAAGGACGGGGATGCTAATAGTTCTTATTTTCATGGCATGCTGAAAAGGAGGAGGAATATGAACAAGGTTGTTATGGTAAAGGATATGAATGGCAAGATGTGTGATACCCAAGAGCAAGTCCAGGATACAAAGAAGATTCATAGGAGAATTATAGATCAAGGTCCCACCTGCAATGTTGAATACTGGACTAGCCTGATGAAACCAGTAACAGGAG is a window encoding:
- the LOC141649363 gene encoding uncharacterized protein LOC141649363, giving the protein MEQCKKGEHKKTSQQTVKQVWRPVIKKVVTVTEPVPVRPVTQNQTKPTQVDGRSSVGFHTPIKRLVKMNTREVVKDGYSNEAFGANSYKEVAASPPKKSSGENGLFCLLETKIKNKAFNKAASSFSNWCITTNNGYHSGGRIWVLWKPNIFRVHVLEYNAQYVHMNVESLVDRSSFWLTMVYAFNGIHDRDSLWDNLRRVASLVSGPWAIAGDFNCVLSASKRVGGNTPSGEMEPFRSFIDLYAHFLPEGLFDHTPCILKSTNQGQGKRCFKYYNIWGGSKKFLPLVREHWDIGLTGTPMFRLAKNLKNLKPVLKSLNKDGYSDIENAANILQKQVISDEYEATLKLQELTKSKESFLSQKSKHQLIKDGDANSSYFHGMLKRRRNMNKVVMVKDMNGKMCDTQEQVQDTKKIHRRIIDQGPTCNVEYWTSLMKPVTGEEIKEALFSIPDIKSPGPDGYTMYKVISKFLCARLAEVLPHIVGQNQGAFTQQRSIQENILICQDLIRLYERPHASPRCMFKIDLQKAYDTVEWSFVGHLLDELNFPPGFKTILMQCITTTTFSLSVNGEMFGKGDATSMMLLLQSFATFSKATGLKVSASKSNAYFRNVPEQVKIEILQVSGFTEGSIPFKYLDYRRTPLVGWATIYRPKDEGGLGLKDQEAWNKAMVGRLVDWVAAKRD